GCTCGGCCAAGGATGCGGGCCCGTCGTCCTCCGCGCCCTCCACCAAGCCTGCCGCTTCGAGCCAACTTTCGAAGGCGACCGAGCCGGGCCGGGCCGCGTTGCCAGCCGGCGTGACCGTTGCGGTCGTCACCCGCGTCGTCGACGGGGACACGATCGACGTCAAGTACCTTGAGGGCGCGAAGCTTCCGGCCACCCGCGTGCGGATGATCGGGGTCGATACGCCGGAGGTCTACGGCAAAAAGGAGCCCTACGGACCCGAGGCCTCGGCGTTCACGAAAAAGCAGCTCGCCGGCAAGAAGGTCTGGCTCGAGAAGGACGTGTCGGAGACGGACCGCTACGGCCGGGCGCTTCGGTACGTCTGGGTGAAACAGCCGCCCGCCGATCCATCGGAAAAGCAGGTTCGCGAGGGCATGTTCAATGCGATGCTGGTCCTGCAAGGCTATGCCCAGGTGAGCACCTACCCGCCCGACGTCAAGTATGCGGATCTCTTCGTGAAGTTCCAGCGCGAGGCCCGGGCCGGAAACCGGGGCCTGTGGGGTTTGAGCGCATCGTCCGGATCGGCGTCGGGCGGGACGAAGAGCGGTTCGGGGAGCTCGAAGCGCGCAAAGACGTCAAACGAGTCGGGCGGGGCGAGCCGTTCCGGCAAATGCGACCCCGCGTACCGTTACCTGAAACATCGTCATCTGTTTCAGGCAGCCGATCCTCACGGATCGACGGTGCCGGTCTTACCCGGCAATGAGCCGGTGCCGGCTTCCCGCTTCTTCCGGGACTGCCTGCTGGACAGCAGGTCTTACATCCCGTCCACGGGCGTTTAACGTCTCCGGGCCACTCCCGGCGACGCCGGCCACCAAGGCCGCGAGATTCCGGGCCGCGTTTTCGTCCCGGTCCAGCACGAGCCCACATTCCTCACAGCGGAAAACACGCTGCGAAAGCGGCAGCGACGGCTTGATCGCGCCGCACCGGGAACAACGTTTGCTGCTGGGATAGAATGGCGGCGCTTCGACCAGGACCGCCCCGTGCCAGGCACACTTATACCTGAGCTGGCGGCGGATCTCCGCCAGGGCCGCATCGGCCAGCGCCCGGGCGAGCCGGCGGTTCTTCCTCATGCCCACCACGTGCAGCTGTTCGACGACCACCACGCCATAGGTGGTCGCCAGATGGTGCGTCAGCTTGTGAAGGGCATCCTGGCGGATGTTCCGGGCCCGCGCATGAAGCCGGGCCAGCCGGCGGCGGGCCTTTTGCCACCCCCGGCTGCCCTTCTGGCGGCGAGCCAGGGCGCGGCTGGACCGGGCGATCTTTCGGAGCGCTTTTTCCAGGGGCCGCGGGTTCGGCCACACCTCGCCCGTCGAAAGGACTGCCAGGTGCCGCACCCCCGCGTCCACGCCCACCACCCGCCAGGGGAACCGGGGCCGGCCCGGCTGCCGCTCCACCTCGCAGGTGAAGCTGACGAACCACCGGCCGCCTTCCCGCGACACCGTGGCTGAGAGGATGCGAGCCGCCCCCGCTTCGATGCGCCGGAGCAGGGCCGTGGTCGGCTCGTGGGTCTTCACCCGCCCGATCCGGGGCAGGACAACGTGGCTTTGGTCGTCCACCCGGATCGCGCCGGTGGTGAACCGCACGGACTCACGACCCCGCCCCTTCTTCCGAAAGCGGGGAAAGCCAACCCGGCGGCCCTTGCGTTCACCCTTGCGGCTCTTCGACCAGTTCTGCAGCGCCCGGGCCAGCCCGTCAAGGCCCGAGGAATAGGCTTCCTTGGAGTTCTCCCGCCACCAGGGGGCGACGAGGTGCTTTTGCCGGTTCCACTCCCGCCGCAAGGCGGGCAGGGTCCAGGGCACCTCCACATCCTCGCCCCGGGCACGGGCTTCCAGGCGCTCTTTCACCAGGGCCAGGCCCCAGTTGAAGGCGAAGCGGCGGGCGCCCACATGGGAGGCCAGCACCCGTTCCTGGCGGGGTGTGGGGTCCAGGGCGAAGCGGTACGCTTGAAGAACCTTCATTCGGCATCGCCCCTACGGGCTGCCGCCAAGGCTCGCAGGGCCCGATTGCGCGCCCCCCTCCGGCCGTACAATCGAGCGCAGAAGGAGGTCAACACTTCAATCATGTCGCGCACAAGGTCATCCGTTGATTCGCTTGGATCCACGACCACGATCCGCCGTCCCTGTGCTGCGAGAGCGGCTTCCAGGTACTCCACCCCAAAGCGGGCCAACCGATCACGGTGTTCCACCACAATGGTGGCAACCGATGCGTCGGCCAGAAGTCGGCGAAACTTCGCCCGTTTCCCATTCAGCCCGGACCCGATTTCCGTGACTACCTGGTCCACATGAAATCCATGCTCCGTCGCCCATGCCGTGACCCGGGCCACTTGACGGTCGAGATCGCTCTTCTGGTCGTGAGAGGAAACGCGGGCGTACACCACCGTCTTCCCTTTCGCCGGAGCAGGCAGGTCCACGAGGATGGTCCCGGATGGGGTCTGCCGGGCAGGGACGGGCAGCCGACCCGCCTTCCACCAACGCCAGGCGGTGATGTAACTGATTCCTTCACGCTTGGCCCACTCGGAGAGCTTCATACCTGAAATATAGCACATATGTTTGCCTATGTCTGACTATGTTTCGGCAAGCTGTTCAGGTGACGTCCTAAACTGTCTGTAAACGCGAAGCGGTCTGGGCTACCATCGGTGGCGTCGGAAAACTCGCCCCAGCTGGGGCACACCGAGGAGGACCCAGACCTATGTCCAGGATACCACCCAGCCAGCAGTTGGCGGAGCTGGCCCGGCAGCTGGCCGCGCAGGCCCGGGAGGGTACTGAGGTCGAGGACCTGACCCATGCCCTCGTCCGCCTGGGCGCCCGCAAGCTCATCCAGGAGCTGCTGGAGGCAGAGGTCACGGAGCTTTTGGGGCGCGGACGCTACGAGCGGCGCGAGCCTGGCCAGGAAGGCGCCCGCAACGGCTACAAGCCGCGGACGCTGCGTTGCGCCGAGGGGCGGCTCGAGATCGACGTCCCCCAGGTGCGGGGCATGGAGGGACTGTGCCAGCCCACGCTGTGGAGGGCCCTCAAGCGGCGGACGGACGTGCTGGAGCGCCTGGTGGTGGAGATGTACGCCCGGGGCCTCTCTACCCGGGACATCGAGGATGCGCTGGCGGAGCTGGCGGGCAGCGAAGCGCCGCTTTTGAGCCGGTCCACCGTGAGCCGGATCACCGAGGCGCTCCACGAGGAGTTCGAGGCCTTTGCCCAGCGGGACCTGTCAGGCCTCGACGTGGTGTACCTGTTCGCCGACGCCATCGACGAGTCGCTGCGCCGGCAGGCGGGCTGCCGTGAGGGCATCCTGGTCACCTGGGCCATCTTGAGCGACGGCAGCAAGGTGCTGGTGCACCTGAGCCTGGGCAACAAGGAGCGCTACGAGGACTGGCTGGAGCACTTCCGGGATCTGGTGCGCCGGGGGCTGAAGACGCCGCTGACGGTGACGACGGACGGGGCGCCGGGGCTGATCCAGGCGGTGGAAGCCATGTGGCCGGAGGCGGAGCGCATCCGCTGCTGGGTGCACAAGATGCGGAACGTGCTGGACAAGGTGCCGGAGGAGGCGCGGCCCGTGCTCAAGCCCTACCTGGAGGCGATCCGGGACGCACCGGATATCGAGCAGGGCCGGCGGCTGGTGGCCGAGGTGGTGGAGCGGTTCGGGCGGGAGTATCCCTCGGCCATGCGGAGCCTGCAGGAGGACCTGGAAGCGAGCCTGGCGCACCTGCGGCTACCCGCCGCCCACCGCAAGCATGTCCGGACCACCAACCTGGTGGAGCGCAGCTTCGAGGAGGAGCGGCGGCGCGCCAAGGTGATCCCGCGGTTTCGGAGCGAGCGGGAGTGCCTGAAGCTAGTCTTCGCCGTGCTGTGGCGGGCGAGTGAGCGCTGGCGGCGGGTGCAGTTCAGCGAGCACGAACGAAAGCAGCTGGAGCGCTACATCGAGGAGCGGCAACGGCAAAGAGCGGCGCAGAAAGAGGTTTCACCCGCTGCCACCGTGGCATGACCCAGACCGCTTTTACAGACAGTTCGGGACTTGACCAGCTGTTCACGACCCCGACGTGTGCATCCCGCCTCCGCCGCCTGATCTGGACTGCAAAGACATCAAGTACCGAAACTTTCGCGTCCTGCCGCCCGATCCGCACCGGCTCGATGGCCGGGACGGTGACGGAATCGGCTGTGAGTCCTAAGCCAGAACGACCCGCGAAAGGGTGTGTCGATGGCGGGGGCGGTATGCCGACCGCGTGGTGAGCAAATCGGGCTTTCGAACCCGGAAAAA
The nucleotide sequence above comes from Thermaerobacter sp. FW80. Encoded proteins:
- a CDS encoding IS607 family transposase encodes the protein MKLSEWAKREGISYITAWRWWKAGRLPVPARQTPSGTILVDLPAPAKGKTVVYARVSSHDQKSDLDRQVARVTAWATEHGFHVDQVVTEIGSGLNGKRAKFRRLLADASVATIVVEHRDRLARFGVEYLEAALAAQGRRIVVVDPSESTDDLVRDMIEVLTSFCARLYGRRGARNRALRALAAARRGDAE
- the tnpB gene encoding IS607 family element RNA-guided endonuclease TnpB gives rise to the protein MKVLQAYRFALDPTPRQERVLASHVGARRFAFNWGLALVKERLEARARGEDVEVPWTLPALRREWNRQKHLVAPWWRENSKEAYSSGLDGLARALQNWSKSRKGERKGRRVGFPRFRKKGRGRESVRFTTGAIRVDDQSHVVLPRIGRVKTHEPTTALLRRIEAGAARILSATVSREGGRWFVSFTCEVERQPGRPRFPWRVVGVDAGVRHLAVLSTGEVWPNPRPLEKALRKIARSSRALARRQKGSRGWQKARRRLARLHARARNIRQDALHKLTHHLATTYGVVVVEQLHVVGMRKNRRLARALADAALAEIRRQLRYKCAWHGAVLVEAPPFYPSSKRCSRCGAIKPSLPLSQRVFRCEECGLVLDRDENAARNLAALVAGVAGSGPETLNARGRDVRPAVQQAVPEEAGSRHRLIAG
- a CDS encoding thermonuclease family protein, encoding MLGLFLVAIGLVAGIRPGWLASLTNRPVREVRLVGFGLALLGLVKMGSGAGYLLFGAGFVAAALGLVGLVRPLHRLRIPSRKVAAAVLGAALALMVTGAGIAGPGTPPEPAPSEQTTAEAPSPADPSPQPAKDPAASGAAVATPTVDASASAPATPPAPPPSGSAKDAGPSSSAPSTKPAASSQLSKATEPGRAALPAGVTVAVVTRVVDGDTIDVKYLEGAKLPATRVRMIGVDTPEVYGKKEPYGPEASAFTKKQLAGKKVWLEKDVSETDRYGRALRYVWVKQPPADPSEKQVREGMFNAMLVLQGYAQVSTYPPDVKYADLFVKFQREARAGNRGLWGLSASSGSASGGTKSGSGSSKRAKTSNESGGASRSGKCDPAYRYLKHRHLFQAADPHGSTVPVLPGNEPVPASRFFRDCLLDSRSYIPSTGV
- a CDS encoding IS256 family transposase, with translation MSRIPPSQQLAELARQLAAQAREGTEVEDLTHALVRLGARKLIQELLEAEVTELLGRGRYERREPGQEGARNGYKPRTLRCAEGRLEIDVPQVRGMEGLCQPTLWRALKRRTDVLERLVVEMYARGLSTRDIEDALAELAGSEAPLLSRSTVSRITEALHEEFEAFAQRDLSGLDVVYLFADAIDESLRRQAGCREGILVTWAILSDGSKVLVHLSLGNKERYEDWLEHFRDLVRRGLKTPLTVTTDGAPGLIQAVEAMWPEAERIRCWVHKMRNVLDKVPEEARPVLKPYLEAIRDAPDIEQGRRLVAEVVERFGREYPSAMRSLQEDLEASLAHLRLPAAHRKHVRTTNLVERSFEEERRRAKVIPRFRSERECLKLVFAVLWRASERWRRVQFSEHERKQLERYIEERQRQRAAQKEVSPAATVA